In Brachypodium distachyon strain Bd21 chromosome 2, Brachypodium_distachyon_v3.0, whole genome shotgun sequence, one genomic interval encodes:
- the LOC100840820 gene encoding DNA polymerase alpha catalytic subunit isoform X1 produces MEDAPADAAASGRRTRTRGPEAVGRSAALERLRAIRSGGARAAAAAQVKMEDPIYDTVAEDDYAALVARRRKDAGAFIIDDDGLGYVDDGREEDWTHRALPSSSDEGSDGEDGASRKRKQPRPPQAKRPPQQSAAAASLSAAAAMMGKQRLSSMFTSSVFKKPGSDRTKGSPAADSIVDDVIAEFAPDDNDREERRRRVGRICAPTPPPAPVAHIKAVKAAAVAAELGFRSDYGSEPDGVSDHGNDMDVELKPEVELRSDVEAQPELVATSDSRAELADVNKSSEELKQEANGEVKIEKVHRLNAKIKAENSRNGDMSSATAGWMKICGEGENAGVEGGVAVDGNTDVDESSEFELKDGALPFYILDAYEEPFGVNSGTLYLFGKVEIGKRFHSCCVVVKNMQRCIYAIPSSSVFPRDNISRIERNSTSSDASSSLRATLHELASGLKGEIADKLSDLNISNFVMTPVKRNYAFERTDLPNGEQYVLKINYPYKDTTLPADLRGEHFHALLGTNNSALELFLIKRKIKGPSWLSISKFGTCPSTQRVSWCKFEVTVDCPKDISVLMTSASLEVPPVVVAAVNLKTIINEKHNVHEIVSASVICCHRAKIDSPMRSEDWQKRGMLSHFTVMRKLEGSIFPIGLTKEASDRNQKAGSNVLALESSERALLNRLMIELSKLDCDVLVGHNISGFDLDVLLHRAQTCKVPSSMWSKIGRLRRSIMPRLTKGNTLYGSGASPGIMSCIAGRLLCDTYLCSRDLLREVSYSLTQLAETQLKKDRREVSPHDIPPMFQSSGTLLKLVEYGETDAWLSLELMFHLSVLPLTRQLTNISGNLWGKTLQGARAQRVEYLLLHSFHAKKFIVPDKFARNKELNSAKRKISADTEGANAADGAADPSIDDEVHHGDQGKARKGPSYAGGLVLEPKKGLYDKYILLLDFNSLYPSIIQEFNICFTTVERSSDGNLPNLPTSKVTGVLPELLKSLVERRRMVKSWLKTASGLKRQQFDIQQQALKLTANSMYGCLGFSNSRFFAKPLAELITLQGREILQNTVDLVQNNLNLEVIYGDTDSIMIHTGLDDISRAKAIAGKVIQEVNKKYRCLEIDLDGVYKRMLLLKKKKYAAIKVALDGSLRENIERKGLDMVRRDWSLLSKEIGDFCLNQILSGGTCDDVVESIHNSLVQVQEQMKSGQIELEKYIITKSLTKAPEDYPDAKNQPHVQVALRLKQNGFSGCSAGDTVPYIICSQQDSDNTHSGGIAQRARHPDELKRDPNKWMIDIDYYLSQQIHPVVSRLCASIEGTSPARLAECLGLDSSKFQSRLTGSTNQDMSSMLLSVIDDENERYRGCEPLRLSCPSCSGTFECPPVSSLIASPSDANEGKDVNVNFWRRMRCPRCPDDSDECRISPAVLANQIKRQADNFINQYYKGLLICDDEGCKYSTHIVNLRVMGDSERGTICPNYPRCNGRLVRQYTEADLYRQLSYFCYVLDATRCLEKLDQKSRLPFEKEFVGLSQTTNLAFMEIQKIRDRCAFGWVQLTDLAVSI; encoded by the exons ATGGAGGACGCGCCCGCCGATGCTGCTGCATCTGGCCGCCGCACGCGCACCCGGGGTCCCGAGGCGGTGGGGCGCTCCGCGGCGCTCGAGCGCCTCCGCGCCATCCGCAGTGGgggcgcccgcgccgccgccgctgcccaggTGAAGATGGAGGACCCGATCTATGACACCGTCGCCGAGGACGACTACGCCGCCCTggtcgcccgccgccgcaaggacGCCGGCGCCTTCAtcatcgacgacgacggcctcGGCTACGTCGACGACGGCCGCGAGGAGGACTGGACCCACCGcgccctcccctcctcctccgacgaggGATCCGACGGCGAGGATGGCGCCTCCCGTAAGCGGAAGCAGCCGCGCCCTCCCCAGGCAAAGCGCCCGCCCCAGCAGTccgctgcggcggcgtccctctccgccgctgctgccatgATGGGTAAGCAGCGGCTCTCCTCCATGTTCACCTCCTCCGTTTTTAAGAAGCCTGGCAGCGACCGCACCAAAGGCTCGCCGGCCGCAGACAGCATCGTAGATGACGTCATCGCCGAATTCGCTCCTGACGATAACGACCGTGAggagcgtcgtcgtcgtgtTGGTAGAATCTGTGCCCCAACACCGCCGCCTGCACCAGTTGCTCACATTAAGGCCGTAAAGGCAGCTGCTGTAGCTGCTGAATTGGGGTTTAGATCAGATTATGGGTCTGAACCTGATGGGGTTTCAGACCATGGGAATGATATGGATGTGGAATTGAAGCCAGAGGTGGAATTGAGGTCTGATGTGGAAGCACAACCTGAATTGGTAGCAACTTCAGATTCTAGAGCTGAATTGGCAGATGTAAATAAGAGCTCAGAGGAACTGAAGCAGGAGGCTAATGGAGAAGTGAAGATAGAGAAGGTGCACCGTCTGAATGCAAAGATTAAGGCAGAGAACAGTAGGAATGGGGATATGTCGAGTGCAACAGCAGGTTGGATGAAGATATGTGGTGAGGGGGAGAATGCAGGTGTTGAGGGAGGGGTGGCCGTTGATGGTAACACCGATGTGGATGAAAGCTCAGAGTTTGAGCTGAAGGATGGAGCACTGCCATTTTACATACTGGATGCTTATGAGGAGCCCTTTGGTGTTAATTCAGGCACATTGTATTTGTTTGGAAAG GTGGAAATAGGCAAGCGGTTCCATAGTTGCTGTGTTGTTGTAAAGAATATGCAGAGGTGCATATACGCAATCCCAAGCAGTTCAGTATTCCCAAGGGACAATATATCAAGGATAGAGAGGAACTCCACAAGCTCTGATGCCTCGTCATCACTTCGAGCAACTTTACAT GAGTTGGCATCTGGATTAAAgggtgaaattgctgacaagtTGTCTGATCTCAACATTTCAAATTTTGTAATGACTCCAGTCAAG AGGAACTACGCATTTGAAAGGACGGATTTACCAAATGGTGAGCAGTATGTCCTGAAAATCAATTACCCATACAAG GATACAACGCTACCAGCAGACCTTAGAGGTGAACATTTCCATGCTTTACTCGGGACAAACAACAG TGCTCTTGAACTGTTTCTCATAAAAAGGAAGATCAAGGGTCCTTCATGGCTATCAATTTCTAAATTTGGGACATGTCCATCTACTCAGCGG GTCAGCTGGTGTAAATTTGAAGTTACTGTTGATTGTCCAAAAGACATTTCTGTTTTGATGACAAGTGCCTCACTGGAAGTTCCTCCAGTTGTAGTAGCAGCAGTTAATCTTAAAACCATCATAAACGAGAAACACAATGTGCACGAGATTGTGTCAGCATCAGTCATATGCTGTCACCGGGCGAAA ATTGATAGTCCAATGCGTTCTGAAGATTGGCAGAAACGAGGAATGCTCAGCCATTTTACTGTGATGCGCAAGCTTGAAGGTAGCATATTTCCTATAGGCCTCACCAAGGAAGCTTCTGATAGAAACCAGAAGGCTGGTAGCAACGTGCTGGCACTAGAAAGCAG TGAACGCGCTCTGTTAAATCGCTTGATGATTGAGCTTAGCAAACTTGATTGTGATGTACTTGTGGGGCACAACATTTCGGGATTCGACCTGGATGTCCTTTTGCACCGTGCTCAG ACCTGCAAAGTACCAAGCAGCATGTGGTCCAAGATCGGTCGACTTAGAAGATCAATAATGCCCAGGCTTACCAAAGGAAACACACTATATGGTTCTGGAGCCAGCCCAGGAATTATGTCCTGTATTGCTGGTCGGCTCCTCTGTGACACCTACTTATGCTCTCGCGATCTTCTTAGGGAG GTTAGTTATTCTTTGACGCAACTTGCAGAGACACAATTGAAAAAGGACAGGAGAGAGGTTTCTCCACATGATATACCTCCAATGTTCCAATCATCGGGAACACTTCTGAAGCTG GTTGAATATGGCGAGACTGATGCATGGCTTTCTTTGGAGCTCATGTTCCACTTGAGTGTCCTCCCACTTACACGTCAACTGACAAATATTAGTGGCAATCTTTGGGGAAAAACTCTCCAG GGTGCTAGAGCTCAGAGGGTAGAATATCTACTGTTGCATTCATTCCATGCAAAAAAGTTCATTGTACCGGATAAGTTTGCACGCAACAAGGAGCTGAACTCTGCAAAGCGAAAAATCAGTGCTGATACTGAAGGTGCAAATGCTGCTGACGGTGCTGCTGATCCTTCCATTGATGACGAGGTGCATCATGGTGATCAAGGTAAAGCAAGAAAAGGTCCTTCATATGCTGGTGGCTTGGTTTTGGAGCCAAAGAAAGGTCTTTATGACAAGTATATTCTACTTCTGGACTTCAACAGTCTTTATCCTTCAATTATTCAG GAATTCAATATCTGCTTCACCACTGTTGAGCGTTCTTCTGATGGCAATCTCCCGAACTTGCCAACTTCCAAGGTTACTGGTGTTTTACCGGAG TTGTTGAAGAGTTTGGTggagaggagaagaatggTTAAATCGTGGCTCAAGACTGCTTCTGGTCTCAAAAGGCAGCAATTTGATATTCAACAGCAAGCTTTGAAGCTTACTGCAAATAG CATGTACGGTTGCTTGGGATTTTCCAATTCTAGATTTTTTGCAAAGCCACTTGCTGAGCTTATTACACTACAG gggagagagatcttgCAGAACACTGTTGATCTGGTTCAGAATAATTTAAACTTGGAG GTTATTTATGGTGACACGGACTCCATAATGATACATACTGGACTGGATGACATCTCTAGGGCAAAAGCAATTGCAGGAAAAGTCATTCAGGAG GTGAACAAGAAGTACCGTTGTCTGGAGATTGATCTTGATGGTGTATACAAAAGGATGTTGCttctcaaaaagaagaaatatgCTGCCATTAAAGTGGCACTAGATGGTAGTTTACGAGAG AACATTGAGCGCAAGGGACTTGATATGGTCAGGCGTGATTGGAGTTTGCTGTCAAAAGAAATTGGCGATTTTTGCCTGAATCAGATTTTGTCTGGAGG GAcatgtgatgatgttgttGAGTCTATACATAATTCTCTTGTCCAG GTGCAAGAGCAGATGAAAAGTGGTCAAATAGAGCTTGAAAAGTATATCATCACAAAGAGCCTAACAAAAGCGCCTGAGGATTATCCAGATGCTAAAAACCAGCCTCATGTCCAG GTTGCTTTAAGACTGAAACAAAATGGTTTCTCTGGGTGTTCAGCAGGTGATACAGTTCCTTATATAATTTGCTCGCAACAG GATTCAGATAATACACATTCTGGGGGAATAGCTCAAAGAGCTAGACATCCTGATGAGCTGAAAAGAGACCCCAACAAGTGGATGATTGACATCGATTATTATTTGTCACAGCAG ATCCATCCTGTTGTTTCTCGTCTGTGTGCTTCAATTGAGGGTACTAGCCCAGCCCGTCTGGCTGAATGTCTCGGACTTGATTCATCCAAG TTCCAATCAAGATTGACCGGGTCTACCAACCAAGATATGTCTAGCATGCTATTATCTGTAATTGATGATGAAAATGAGAG ATATCGTGGCTGTGAGCCACTGCGCTTATCATGCCCAAGCTGTTCCGGTACATTTGAGTGCCCCCCTGTATCTAGTCTGATTGCTAGTCCATCAGATGCAAATGAAGGAAAAGATGTTAATGTTAATTTCTGGCGTCGGATGCGGTGCCCAAGATGTCCAGATGACAGTGATGAGTGCAGAATTTCTCCTGCTGTGCTCGCCAACCAG ATAAAAAGACAGGCTGATAATTTCATCAATCAGTATTATAAAGGTTTACTGATT TGTGATGATGAGGGTTGCAAATATTCAACTCATATCGTGAACCTTAGAGTGATGGGGGATTCTGAGAGAGGCACCATCTGCCCAAACTACCCACGCTGCAATGGTCGTCTAGTAAGACAG TACACCGAGGCAGATCTATACAGGCAATTATCCTACTTTTGCTATGTGCTTGATGCAACACGGTGTCTTGAGAAG CTGGACCAGAAGTCACGGCTTCCTTTTGAGAAAGAATTTGTGGGATTAAGCCAAACCACAAACTTGGCATTTATGGAGATCCAGAAAATCCGAGACAGATGTGCATTTGGATGGGTTCAACTGACAGATCTAGCAGTATCAATCTGA
- the LOC100840820 gene encoding DNA polymerase alpha catalytic subunit isoform X2, with the protein MEDAPADAAASGRRTRTRGPEAVGRSAALERLRAIRSGGARAAAAAQVKMEDPIYDTVAEDDYAALVARRRKDAGAFIIDDDGLGYVDDGREEDWTHRALPSSSDEGSDGEDGASRKRKQPRPPQAKRPPQQSAAAASLSAAAAMMGKQRLSSMFTSSVFKKPGSDRTKGSPAADSIVDDVIAEFAPDDNDREERRRRVGRICAPTPPPAPVAHIKAVKAAAVAAELGFRSDYGSEPDGVSDHGNDMDVELKPEVELRSDVEAQPELVATSDSRAELADVNKSSEELKQEANGEVKIEKVHRLNAKIKAENSRNGDMSSATAGWMKICGEGENAGVEGGVAVDGNTDVDESSEFELKDGALPFYILDAYEEPFGVNSGTLYLFGKVEIGKRFHSCCVVVKNMQRCIYAIPSSSVFPRDNISRIERNSTSSDASSSLRATLHELASGLKGEIADKLSDLNISNFVMTPVKRNYAFERTDLPNGEQYVLKINYPYKDTTLPADLRGEHFHALLGTNNSALELFLIKRKIKGPSWLSISKFGTCPSTQRVSWCKFEVTVDCPKDISVLMTSASLEVPPVVVAAVNLKTIINEKHNVHEIVSASVICCHRAKIDSPMRSEDWQKRGMLSHFTVMRKLEGSIFPIGLTKEASDRNQKAGSNVLALESSERALLNRLMIELSKLDCDVLVGHNISGFDLDVLLHRAQTCKVPSSMWSKIGRLRRSIMPRLTKGNTLYGSGASPGIMSCIAGRLLCDTYLCSRDLLREVSYSLTQLAETQLKKDRREVSPHDIPPMFQSSGTLLKLVEYGETDAWLSLELMFHLSVLPLTRQLTNISGNLWGKTLQGARAQRVEYLLLHSFHAKKFIVPDKFARNKELNSAKRKISADTEGANAADGAADPSIDDEVHHGDQGKARKGPSYAGGLVLEPKKGLYDKYILLLDFNSLYPSIIQEFNICFTTVERSSDGNLPNLPTSKVTGVLPELLKSLVERRRMVKSWLKTASGLKRQQFDIQQQALKLTANSMYGCLGFSNSRFFAKPLAELITLQGREILQNTVDLVQNNLNLEVIYGDTDSIMIHTGLDDISRAKAIAGKVIQEVNKKYRCLEIDLDGVYKRMLLLKKKKYAAIKVALDGSLRENIERKGLDMVRRDWSLLSKEIGDFCLNQILSGGTCDDVVESIHNSLVQVQEQMKSGQIELEKYIITKSLTKAPEDYPDAKNQPHVQVALRLKQNGFSGCSAGDTVPYIICSQQDSDNTHSGGIAQRARHPDELKRDPNKWMIDIDYYLSQQIHPVVSRLCASIEGTSPARLAECLGLDSSKFQSRLTGSTNQDMSSMLLSVIDDENERCK; encoded by the exons ATGGAGGACGCGCCCGCCGATGCTGCTGCATCTGGCCGCCGCACGCGCACCCGGGGTCCCGAGGCGGTGGGGCGCTCCGCGGCGCTCGAGCGCCTCCGCGCCATCCGCAGTGGgggcgcccgcgccgccgccgctgcccaggTGAAGATGGAGGACCCGATCTATGACACCGTCGCCGAGGACGACTACGCCGCCCTggtcgcccgccgccgcaaggacGCCGGCGCCTTCAtcatcgacgacgacggcctcGGCTACGTCGACGACGGCCGCGAGGAGGACTGGACCCACCGcgccctcccctcctcctccgacgaggGATCCGACGGCGAGGATGGCGCCTCCCGTAAGCGGAAGCAGCCGCGCCCTCCCCAGGCAAAGCGCCCGCCCCAGCAGTccgctgcggcggcgtccctctccgccgctgctgccatgATGGGTAAGCAGCGGCTCTCCTCCATGTTCACCTCCTCCGTTTTTAAGAAGCCTGGCAGCGACCGCACCAAAGGCTCGCCGGCCGCAGACAGCATCGTAGATGACGTCATCGCCGAATTCGCTCCTGACGATAACGACCGTGAggagcgtcgtcgtcgtgtTGGTAGAATCTGTGCCCCAACACCGCCGCCTGCACCAGTTGCTCACATTAAGGCCGTAAAGGCAGCTGCTGTAGCTGCTGAATTGGGGTTTAGATCAGATTATGGGTCTGAACCTGATGGGGTTTCAGACCATGGGAATGATATGGATGTGGAATTGAAGCCAGAGGTGGAATTGAGGTCTGATGTGGAAGCACAACCTGAATTGGTAGCAACTTCAGATTCTAGAGCTGAATTGGCAGATGTAAATAAGAGCTCAGAGGAACTGAAGCAGGAGGCTAATGGAGAAGTGAAGATAGAGAAGGTGCACCGTCTGAATGCAAAGATTAAGGCAGAGAACAGTAGGAATGGGGATATGTCGAGTGCAACAGCAGGTTGGATGAAGATATGTGGTGAGGGGGAGAATGCAGGTGTTGAGGGAGGGGTGGCCGTTGATGGTAACACCGATGTGGATGAAAGCTCAGAGTTTGAGCTGAAGGATGGAGCACTGCCATTTTACATACTGGATGCTTATGAGGAGCCCTTTGGTGTTAATTCAGGCACATTGTATTTGTTTGGAAAG GTGGAAATAGGCAAGCGGTTCCATAGTTGCTGTGTTGTTGTAAAGAATATGCAGAGGTGCATATACGCAATCCCAAGCAGTTCAGTATTCCCAAGGGACAATATATCAAGGATAGAGAGGAACTCCACAAGCTCTGATGCCTCGTCATCACTTCGAGCAACTTTACAT GAGTTGGCATCTGGATTAAAgggtgaaattgctgacaagtTGTCTGATCTCAACATTTCAAATTTTGTAATGACTCCAGTCAAG AGGAACTACGCATTTGAAAGGACGGATTTACCAAATGGTGAGCAGTATGTCCTGAAAATCAATTACCCATACAAG GATACAACGCTACCAGCAGACCTTAGAGGTGAACATTTCCATGCTTTACTCGGGACAAACAACAG TGCTCTTGAACTGTTTCTCATAAAAAGGAAGATCAAGGGTCCTTCATGGCTATCAATTTCTAAATTTGGGACATGTCCATCTACTCAGCGG GTCAGCTGGTGTAAATTTGAAGTTACTGTTGATTGTCCAAAAGACATTTCTGTTTTGATGACAAGTGCCTCACTGGAAGTTCCTCCAGTTGTAGTAGCAGCAGTTAATCTTAAAACCATCATAAACGAGAAACACAATGTGCACGAGATTGTGTCAGCATCAGTCATATGCTGTCACCGGGCGAAA ATTGATAGTCCAATGCGTTCTGAAGATTGGCAGAAACGAGGAATGCTCAGCCATTTTACTGTGATGCGCAAGCTTGAAGGTAGCATATTTCCTATAGGCCTCACCAAGGAAGCTTCTGATAGAAACCAGAAGGCTGGTAGCAACGTGCTGGCACTAGAAAGCAG TGAACGCGCTCTGTTAAATCGCTTGATGATTGAGCTTAGCAAACTTGATTGTGATGTACTTGTGGGGCACAACATTTCGGGATTCGACCTGGATGTCCTTTTGCACCGTGCTCAG ACCTGCAAAGTACCAAGCAGCATGTGGTCCAAGATCGGTCGACTTAGAAGATCAATAATGCCCAGGCTTACCAAAGGAAACACACTATATGGTTCTGGAGCCAGCCCAGGAATTATGTCCTGTATTGCTGGTCGGCTCCTCTGTGACACCTACTTATGCTCTCGCGATCTTCTTAGGGAG GTTAGTTATTCTTTGACGCAACTTGCAGAGACACAATTGAAAAAGGACAGGAGAGAGGTTTCTCCACATGATATACCTCCAATGTTCCAATCATCGGGAACACTTCTGAAGCTG GTTGAATATGGCGAGACTGATGCATGGCTTTCTTTGGAGCTCATGTTCCACTTGAGTGTCCTCCCACTTACACGTCAACTGACAAATATTAGTGGCAATCTTTGGGGAAAAACTCTCCAG GGTGCTAGAGCTCAGAGGGTAGAATATCTACTGTTGCATTCATTCCATGCAAAAAAGTTCATTGTACCGGATAAGTTTGCACGCAACAAGGAGCTGAACTCTGCAAAGCGAAAAATCAGTGCTGATACTGAAGGTGCAAATGCTGCTGACGGTGCTGCTGATCCTTCCATTGATGACGAGGTGCATCATGGTGATCAAGGTAAAGCAAGAAAAGGTCCTTCATATGCTGGTGGCTTGGTTTTGGAGCCAAAGAAAGGTCTTTATGACAAGTATATTCTACTTCTGGACTTCAACAGTCTTTATCCTTCAATTATTCAG GAATTCAATATCTGCTTCACCACTGTTGAGCGTTCTTCTGATGGCAATCTCCCGAACTTGCCAACTTCCAAGGTTACTGGTGTTTTACCGGAG TTGTTGAAGAGTTTGGTggagaggagaagaatggTTAAATCGTGGCTCAAGACTGCTTCTGGTCTCAAAAGGCAGCAATTTGATATTCAACAGCAAGCTTTGAAGCTTACTGCAAATAG CATGTACGGTTGCTTGGGATTTTCCAATTCTAGATTTTTTGCAAAGCCACTTGCTGAGCTTATTACACTACAG gggagagagatcttgCAGAACACTGTTGATCTGGTTCAGAATAATTTAAACTTGGAG GTTATTTATGGTGACACGGACTCCATAATGATACATACTGGACTGGATGACATCTCTAGGGCAAAAGCAATTGCAGGAAAAGTCATTCAGGAG GTGAACAAGAAGTACCGTTGTCTGGAGATTGATCTTGATGGTGTATACAAAAGGATGTTGCttctcaaaaagaagaaatatgCTGCCATTAAAGTGGCACTAGATGGTAGTTTACGAGAG AACATTGAGCGCAAGGGACTTGATATGGTCAGGCGTGATTGGAGTTTGCTGTCAAAAGAAATTGGCGATTTTTGCCTGAATCAGATTTTGTCTGGAGG GAcatgtgatgatgttgttGAGTCTATACATAATTCTCTTGTCCAG GTGCAAGAGCAGATGAAAAGTGGTCAAATAGAGCTTGAAAAGTATATCATCACAAAGAGCCTAACAAAAGCGCCTGAGGATTATCCAGATGCTAAAAACCAGCCTCATGTCCAG GTTGCTTTAAGACTGAAACAAAATGGTTTCTCTGGGTGTTCAGCAGGTGATACAGTTCCTTATATAATTTGCTCGCAACAG GATTCAGATAATACACATTCTGGGGGAATAGCTCAAAGAGCTAGACATCCTGATGAGCTGAAAAGAGACCCCAACAAGTGGATGATTGACATCGATTATTATTTGTCACAGCAG ATCCATCCTGTTGTTTCTCGTCTGTGTGCTTCAATTGAGGGTACTAGCCCAGCCCGTCTGGCTGAATGTCTCGGACTTGATTCATCCAAG TTCCAATCAAGATTGACCGGGTCTACCAACCAAGATATGTCTAGCATGCTATTATCTGTAATTGATGATGAAAATGAGAG ATGCAAATGA